The genomic interval CCCCATGCTCAAAAAATGTTTTTAAATTCCGTTGGGGAAAAATTAGACTTAATTTGTACTAGAACATTAATTTACGAAATGCATATTCAGAACCATTTAGGAAATTTGAATGGTGTAACACCAGAAGATCAGTATCTATCGTTTAATAAAGAAATTTTAGGGACTAACGACGAATTCATACGCATTTTAAACACGTATTCCGTCATGAAAACCGCGATTTTTTCATTAATAGGTGGGGCATTAAAGAATCTAGATTTTATGATAAAACACTTTTTGCAAGATAAAGAATTAATTATGTCGCAATTTGGTGTCAAAGAAAACATAAAAAAAATCAATGATCTTAGTGTAAATTTATCTGATAGCCACTCAAATGGCAAAATTGTTTATAAATTGACTTTGGATGATAATAAAGAAATAATTTACAAACCTCGATCTGTAAACACTGAAATCATATATCAAAAAATCTTGTCACATTTCATAAAAGTGACCCCTTCCTCTAAAAAATCTCTGTACTACCCAATCATTGATAAAAAAGAATATGGGTGGTCTGTTTTTGTGGACCATAAAAACTGTAAAACGGAACAGGAGGTTTCCTCTTATTATTATAATTTTGGAATAATTTCATTTGTAAACATGCTCTTAAATACAGATGATTTGCATTTTGAAAATTTGATTTCTAGTGATGAATATCCTGTTTTAGTTGATGTCGAAACCATTATGAGTAACGACATTAATCGTATTGACTTTAGTAATGCAGGTTCCATAATCTCTCATCTTCTTAACAGTACAGTACTAAGATCTGGTCTGCTGCCAACCTTTGTAAGTTTTGGCGGTGATAATGAGGGTTTTGATTATAGTGCAATCAATGGAGAAAAAGATGTAGAGCTTCCTTATAAGGTTCCAAGAATCGAAAATATGTATCGTAGCGATATGAGAATTCATTATGTTCATCCTCATATGCATAATGAAAATAACCAAGTTCGATTGAAACAAACAGTAGTAAACCCCCACAGGTATGTTAAGGAAATTGTTAAGGGATTTTGTAATGCTTATAAAAAAGCGATTTCCTTAAAAGAAACACTTATTTCTGATTTGGAATTTTTTAATGGTATTCAGAGCAGAATTCTATTAAAAAACACTCAACAGTATTCAATGGTATTAAGAACTTCTTACCACCCTATTTTTTTGCAAAATGCACAAGAAAGAATAAAGTTTCTGCATTCTATAGGAAAAAATACAGATACAAGTTCTGAACAAGGTAAATTTATTCTATATAGTGAAGTTCAAGACTTACTCAACAATGACATTCCCTACTTTTACAGTAAACCTAAGTCTAAAAAGCTTTATAACAGTATGGGTGATTGTATTAACTTTTTTGGTGACACTGCTTATTCTGTAATAAAGAAAAGAATCAAGAATCTAAATATTGAGGACATGAATTTCCAAAGATTCATTATATCTCTTAAGATTTCTTCGCCCACACCAGAAATGAGAGTGAAGGAAAAACGGCAAACTACCCTTAATTTTAATAAAGAGACAGCAAATTTAGTTTATTCACACGATATTTTTGACACTGCTGCAAAAAAAATATTAGATAATCTATATAATAGAGCCTTTATATCAAAAAAAAATAATGATGTTAATTGGATTCAAGCAGTGTTAAGTACAGAAGCAGATAATTCTTGGGAAATATCTAAAATGGGTATGTATTTGTATGATGGAATAGCAGGTATTGCAATTTTTGTTAATGCTTTTCTAGCACAAAATCAAAATTTTTTGGACAAGAAATACTTACAGTTAAAAATAGCATTAGATAATACATTGTTTAAGTACGTAGATCAATGCTTGTTTGATAAAAATTTTTTTGATGATAAATCATTAGGTGCTTTTTACGGGGAGTCATCTATCGCATATACATTCCAAATTCTTTTTCGAATAACTCAAAATAAATTGTATTTTGAATATGCTCGCAAGATATGCGATCACCTCCCAAATCAAGTTGAAAATGATGATATTTGTGATTATTTACTTGGAAGTGCTGGAGCAATCAACGTATTTGTAAACATGTTTGAACTAACCGGGAACAAGAAATACTTAAATATAAGTATGTCGTTGCTGGATCATATCGAAAAAAGTGCACGAGTTGCTTTTCCTGATAATTCCATTGCATGGAAATCGGATATGGCCAGCGATCCTCTTGCAGGACTATCACATGGAGCGAGCGGTTTTATTCTTTCTTTTTCTCGTTTGTATAAAGCCACCAAGGATAAAAGAATATTAGACTTGATAAGCAATACATTAAATTTTGAAGATAAGCTCTATGACCATAATTTGCATAACTGGAGAGACAACCGAATCATTCAAGGACAAAGAAATTATAAGAATAATATCAATCCTGTTGCATGGTGTCATGGATCAAGTGGAATCTTACTGGCTCGACTTGCTGTCAAAAGAAATTGCGCTAACGTTAATAACGACTTAGTTGAAAGGGATATACGACTTGCTATTGATTCTATTAAGCGAATGGGTAATCGTGACCAAAATTGTCTGTGTCATGGAAGTTTTGGTAATGTTCTTTGCTTATTAGAAGCACAAGATGAGTTAACAATTCAAGACCAAAAGGATCTAGAAATTATTAAGTTGAAAATGGCCAAAAAAGTTTTAGAGGGACATTGGTCATGTGGATTACCTCCTCAATATGAAAATACTAGCTTTATGCTGGGAATTTCTGGCATAGGATATGCACTTCTAAAAATGAACAATTCAAAGTTACCTAATGTACTCTCTTTAGAAATTTAAGCCACCATGGTCAATTCAAGACACTTGAGACACTTTTTAGGAGGGGCTGTAAAGGTGAGGAAGCATAGAATTAGACTAATAAACCAATTTAGTAGTTCTGATTGTGGACTAGCGTGTATTTTAATGATTTTTAAATCGTATGGATATAATAAAAATTTATACAATTTAATTGCAACAGTAAGGCCTTCCCGAGACGGGCTTACTGTTGCACAATTGAAAACCATATCTAAAGATAATCAGTTTGATCTAAAAGCTTTTAAATTTAAATCAAGAAAATCTTTAATACAGAACTTACCAGCAATTTTGCCCACAAAAGACGGCCATTATGTTGTAATATCAAGTGTTAAAAAAAACGTGTTTACAGTATTGGATCCAGCAGAAGGGGTGCAAAAACAAAGCTTTCAAGACCTACAGCAAAATTGTTTACCTGTACTCTGTATCATCACACCACTACCTTCTTTTTCAAAACAGACTAAGTTTCATGGATTTATACCTTCAAATAAGGGGATATTAGGCTCTTTCAATTTTAAAAAGAGTGATGTTTTTATCACCATATTTTGCACAGTTATTCTTGAAGCTATAGTCCTAATTATTCCTGATATTATTAAGCGCATAGTTAACGCTTCAGTAAAAACTGATATTAATATTCAACAAGTTTTAATAGTCTTGTGTCTTATAATAATAAGTTTTTTTGTTCTAAATTTGTTGTTCACTTGGATTAGACAATGGGTTGTTCTACGTATGCAAACGAGCGTCTTTAAGCAGGTAATTGATAAACTTCTCGAAAAATTATTCAGTATTGATCTTACATTCTATGAGACCCATTCCACAGGTGACATTTTGAATCGTTTTAACAATATAAGTATGATCAATAATTTTCTTTCAACCTTTTTAATTAAAATGTTCATAGATATTTTAACCGGAATAGTTTGTTTTATTGTAATGTTGACTATTTCACCATTGTTAACCACCTCTATTATTCTAATTGGGGCTTTTGAGGGGATTTTAATTTACAGCTTAAATTCCAAGTTGCATTCCAAAACGCAAGAGTATATAACTACACAAACGCAAGCCCAAGATAATATGGCAGATGTGTTTAACAATATCATTCAGATCATGTGTATGGGAAGCCAAGACAAGTTAGAAAAAGACTTGGAAAATAAATATTTTAAAAGTATCGATTCTTTTAGAGAAAAGGGTTCTTTAAACAATAACTTGCAAAGTTGGTTAGACAGTATCAGTGTAATAACAAACCTCTTGATCTATACTCTTGGATTCTTTCTGATTCAAAAAGGTCAAATAAACATAGGGACTCTTATACAGTTCGTCTCTCTTAGTTCATTTGCGATTACTCCGATTAATTCTACCATTGGTGCGATTCCTCAGATCAAGGTGATTCAGGAGATTACTAACAGATTAAATGAAATAATGTTTTATAAATCTGTTTCGAGAAATGGAGGAACCGAAATTTCAGCAATTAATGATATTGAAGTTTCTCATGTTTCATTCTCTTATAGTCAAACAACCAATCTTGATCTAAGAGATATTTCAATCAAGATCCCTAAAGGAAAACGTATTGCCATTGTGGGAAATTCCGGTGGAGGAAAAACGACGCTTACAAAATTAATCATGAATGTTTTTGATGACTACAGTGGAAGTATGTATGTTAATGGTGTCAACTATAGGAAGCTAAATTCAGCAAGCTTATATGATAAAATATCAGTAGTTACTCAAACACCATTAGCAATCAATGGGACTATTAAAGATAATTTAGACTTTGGAAATAAATTGTCTGATAGTCAACTTGAAGATTGCTTAAAAAATGCAGAGATTTTAGATTTTGTAAAACAGTTGCCTTTGGGCATTAATACTGTAATGGGGGATAATGGGCAAAACTTGTCTGGTGGTCAAAAGCAAAGAATAGCAATTGCAAGAGCAATCAGCAAAAATCCTGAACTTATAATATTTGATGAAGGAACAAATAGCTTGGATCAATTAACTGAACAAAAGATTTATCATAATTTACAGTCTCTAAATATCACGCAACTTATTATTTCGCATAGGCTTGCGGCCATTCAAGATGCGGATTATATTTATGTACTAAGTCATGGAGAAATCATTGAGGAAGGGATTCATGACGAACTAATAGCAAAAAAGGGACTTTATTATAGAAACTTTCTTGATAACAAGCAAATTGAGGGGAGAGAGAGTTAATGGATTTAAATAACGATTACGTTCTCAGAACAGATCACTTAACAAAAATTTATGGTCCGCAGATTAGTGTTAAGAATCTAAGTATTCATGTACAAAAAGGGAAGATTTACGGATTATTAGGGAAAAATGGTGCTGGTAAAAGCACAACCATGAAAATGATTCTAGGTTTAATTAAACCTAGTTCTGGTACATACTCGTTATTTGGAAAAGATATGTCGAAGATTACCAATAGTGAGCTGAAATCAATTTTCAGTAAAGTAGGTAATACAATTGAATCCCCAGGATTCTATCCTAACTTAACTGGGACAGAAAATTTACGAATATTCGCTAAATTGCGGAAGTTACCAGAAAAGACAATAGAGAGCTCACTGACCAAACTAGGATTACCCTATAAAGATAAAAAATTGTTTTCAGAATATTCTTTAGGTATGAAACAACGGCTGGCAATTGCTAACGCGACTATGAACTCACCGGAGCTTTTAATCCTAGATGAACCAATCAATGGGTTGGACCCGGAAGGTATCGTCGATATTCGTAAGTTACTGATCGATTTAAGCCAGAATCAAGGGACGACAATTTTAATTTCGAGCCATATTTTGTCTGAAATGCAACTAATTGCTGATGATATTGGCATTATTGCCAATGGGGCCTTATTGGTTGAATCAAAGCTGCAAGATTTAATTGAACAAAACAGCAATTCATTTGTTTTTAAAGTATCTAATAGCGCCAATGCTGCTAAGATTCTAGAGCAACAATTCAAGATTAAAGATATTGTGATCACTAATCAGCAAAAGTTATCAATTAGCCATGCCATTACAGATTCTGCTGCAATTATTAAGGCATTTATTATGAACGGCATAGATGTTCAGGCGGCCTATTTAAAGGAAGGTACATTGGAAAATTATTTTGAATCCATTACCAATGGGGGCGCTAGCCATGAGTAGTCTTCTAGTCTGTGAATTCAAAAAATTAAAACGGAATAGTATTTTAAAATATACGGTATTAGCCGCTTTCTTATTTCCGATTCCCTTATCACTATTAGCATTACATGCTAATATGTCGTTTGATAAGTTGAAAATGTTTGTTTTTGTTTTTGGCTTTTACCTACTAATGCCAATTTTTCTAGGGCTAATATTAGCAACCTTGGTCTTTGAAGAACGTGATAATAACACCTTAAAAAACATTTTAACCATTCCTATTTCTAAAAGGAGTCTATTATTAGCAAAAATTATTGCAACATTAATTATCGGGGTGATTTTCGCAGTTGTCTCTTTAATATTGCCCATTATATTAGGTGTGGTACGCGGAAATATTGATCTGGGGCAATTCTTTACCACCCTTGGGATCGGCCTGATCATTGGTGTAATGGTAACCGTTGCTGATCTACCATTACTGATAGTCGTCTTGAAAATGAAAAAGAATTACTTAATGTCGTTTGTGGTAAGTTTGTCATATACAATATTGAGCTTTGTCACTTCATTACAATATAATCGCTTCCCGTTGCCGCTTTCTGTTGTCTTCAAGTGGTCATTACCACATATTTCATCTGGTACGATGTCCGCTAGCATTACCAGACTCTTTTTTTCCACGCCCTCTTGTATTGGAATCTTGTGTATTGTGGGATTTTTATCATACTATGTCGCAGTCAAATT from Pediococcus claussenii ATCC BAA-344 carries:
- a CDS encoding ABC transporter ATP-binding protein, with the protein product MDLNNDYVLRTDHLTKIYGPQISVKNLSIHVQKGKIYGLLGKNGAGKSTTMKMILGLIKPSSGTYSLFGKDMSKITNSELKSIFSKVGNTIESPGFYPNLTGTENLRIFAKLRKLPEKTIESSLTKLGLPYKDKKLFSEYSLGMKQRLAIANATMNSPELLILDEPINGLDPEGIVDIRKLLIDLSQNQGTTILISSHILSEMQLIADDIGIIANGALLVESKLQDLIEQNSNSFVFKVSNSANAAKILEQQFKIKDIVITNQQKLSISHAITDSAAIIKAFIMNGIDVQAAYLKEGTLENYFESITNGGASHE
- a CDS encoding ABC transporter permease gives rise to the protein MSSLLVCEFKKLKRNSILKYTVLAAFLFPIPLSLLALHANMSFDKLKMFVFVFGFYLLMPIFLGLILATLVFEERDNNTLKNILTIPISKRSLLLAKIIATLIIGVIFAVVSLILPIILGVVRGNIDLGQFFTTLGIGLIIGVMVTVADLPLLIVVLKMKKNYLMSFVVSLSYTILSFVTSLQYNRFPLPLSVVFKWSLPHISSGTMSASITRLFFSTPSCIGILCIVGFLSYYVAVKLFESEEE
- a CDS encoding type 2 lanthipeptide synthetase LanM family protein, with product MVKKTDSVQGQIEKAIGTDVLQLAMDNLSKFKQPVEDIVYLNRLEEDSLLLVRNDYDSKKLYFLNHKKVIFSSFYDRLFFIAQNLLKKEYPECIKILSPHAQKMFLNSVGEKLDLICTRTLIYEMHIQNHLGNLNGVTPEDQYLSFNKEILGTNDEFIRILNTYSVMKTAIFSLIGGALKNLDFMIKHFLQDKELIMSQFGVKENIKKINDLSVNLSDSHSNGKIVYKLTLDDNKEIIYKPRSVNTEIIYQKILSHFIKVTPSSKKSLYYPIIDKKEYGWSVFVDHKNCKTEQEVSSYYYNFGIISFVNMLLNTDDLHFENLISSDEYPVLVDVETIMSNDINRIDFSNAGSIISHLLNSTVLRSGLLPTFVSFGGDNEGFDYSAINGEKDVELPYKVPRIENMYRSDMRIHYVHPHMHNENNQVRLKQTVVNPHRYVKEIVKGFCNAYKKAISLKETLISDLEFFNGIQSRILLKNTQQYSMVLRTSYHPIFLQNAQERIKFLHSIGKNTDTSSEQGKFILYSEVQDLLNNDIPYFYSKPKSKKLYNSMGDCINFFGDTAYSVIKKRIKNLNIEDMNFQRFIISLKISSPTPEMRVKEKRQTTLNFNKETANLVYSHDIFDTAAKKILDNLYNRAFISKKNNDVNWIQAVLSTEADNSWEISKMGMYLYDGIAGIAIFVNAFLAQNQNFLDKKYLQLKIALDNTLFKYVDQCLFDKNFFDDKSLGAFYGESSIAYTFQILFRITQNKLYFEYARKICDHLPNQVENDDICDYLLGSAGAINVFVNMFELTGNKKYLNISMSLLDHIEKSARVAFPDNSIAWKSDMASDPLAGLSHGASGFILSFSRLYKATKDKRILDLISNTLNFEDKLYDHNLHNWRDNRIIQGQRNYKNNINPVAWCHGSSGILLARLAVKRNCANVNNDLVERDIRLAIDSIKRMGNRDQNCLCHGSFGNVLCLLEAQDELTIQDQKDLEIIKLKMAKKVLEGHWSCGLPPQYENTSFMLGISGIGYALLKMNNSKLPNVLSLEI
- a CDS encoding peptidase domain-containing ABC transporter → MRKHRIRLINQFSSSDCGLACILMIFKSYGYNKNLYNLIATVRPSRDGLTVAQLKTISKDNQFDLKAFKFKSRKSLIQNLPAILPTKDGHYVVISSVKKNVFTVLDPAEGVQKQSFQDLQQNCLPVLCIITPLPSFSKQTKFHGFIPSNKGILGSFNFKKSDVFITIFCTVILEAIVLIIPDIIKRIVNASVKTDINIQQVLIVLCLIIISFFVLNLLFTWIRQWVVLRMQTSVFKQVIDKLLEKLFSIDLTFYETHSTGDILNRFNNISMINNFLSTFLIKMFIDILTGIVCFIVMLTISPLLTTSIILIGAFEGILIYSLNSKLHSKTQEYITTQTQAQDNMADVFNNIIQIMCMGSQDKLEKDLENKYFKSIDSFREKGSLNNNLQSWLDSISVITNLLIYTLGFFLIQKGQINIGTLIQFVSLSSFAITPINSTIGAIPQIKVIQEITNRLNEIMFYKSVSRNGGTEISAINDIEVSHVSFSYSQTTNLDLRDISIKIPKGKRIAIVGNSGGGKTTLTKLIMNVFDDYSGSMYVNGVNYRKLNSASLYDKISVVTQTPLAINGTIKDNLDFGNKLSDSQLEDCLKNAEILDFVKQLPLGINTVMGDNGQNLSGGQKQRIAIARAISKNPELIIFDEGTNSLDQLTEQKIYHNLQSLNITQLIISHRLAAIQDADYIYVLSHGEIIEEGIHDELIAKKGLYYRNFLDNKQIEGRES